The DNA segment CATGGAAGTGTGTTGCACACTAGGAATGATTACCGAAAATCAAGCACAACATTGACACTTCCGTAGAATATTATAAAGAAGTAATTTCGACTCGTGGATTTGAAGACCGTTTGGAGACCATCGCGAATGTACGTAAAACCAATATTACCGTTTGTAGCGGTGGAATTATCGGGATGGGAGAAAGCCTTGAAGACCGAGCAGGAATGCTAATAGCACTTTCGACCTTGGATCCTCAGCCGGAATCCGTGCCAATTAACGCCTTGGTTCCCGTTGAAGGAACGCCTCTTGAGGACGAAAAACCCGTTGAAATCTGGGAAATGATTCGAATGGTAGCCACAACTCGAATTGTTATGCCGGCAACTCAAGTTCGTCTTTCGGCAGGAAGGGTAAACTGGAGTCGCGAAGGTCAGGCCATGTGCTTTTTGGCTGGAGCCAATTCCATTTTTCAGGCGACAAATTGCTTACCACTCCTAATAATGACCTTGACGAAGACATGAAAATATTCGAAATTTTGGGATTAAAAAACCAACAACCTTTCGAAAAGACTTATAAAAGCGTATCTGTTGAAGCTGCCGATTCCAAGTTTCCTCCTCTTGGCGAAAAACCAAAATGGTCTCGCCCAGGACACTCGATTGAAAGAAATCTGGAAGCCAGCACAAAAGGAAAATAGCATCTCAATTTTTCATCTAAAAAAATCCCGTTCAGTTTATAATTTCTGAACGGGATTTTTTATGCTCTATGTTGTCGACTAGTAAATAATTTTATCGGTAACCATCTTGCCGTTTTGCAAAATCGTTTTCACGACCAAAACTTGATGACTTGAAACAAAATCAGTTATTAATAATTCGCTATCATTCACGTTGTCTTTTTTATAAATCTGTTTTCCAGACAAATCGTAAAACTCTACTTTATCAATCGTTTCGACAAAGGAATTAATTTTTATTTGTTTGTTTTTAACCGAAACAACAACTTGATTAACAGTTGCGTCAAAGTCATTTGTCGCCAGTGTTTTATCGGAATATTTCAATACAAACCGATCGTCAAAAGTTCCTGCTGCAGTGTCAAAAGTGTACTTTCCGTTTTTTAAATTAAAAACCGTATTGTTCAACTTGTCTTCTAAAAACACCGATTGATTAGCCAAAACACCATCAACTTGGCCAATATTTATGCTAAATGTTCCGCTTATTGTTGTTCGGTAACCTAAAGGCACTTGGTCATTTTCGTCAAATGGCAAGGCACGACCTTGAATGGTCAAATTCTTGTCTTGATTTATACTGTAAAAATCAACGAACTCGTTGCCATCAAAACTTACTCCGTCAAAACGGCCGTCATAGTCGTTAGTCGCATTGGTTACATAACCCACCAAGGTTTGTTTGAAAGCCCCTTTTGTATTAGTCATATTTAACCATATACGATTTTTTTCTATAGAACTTGCTACTTTTCCTTTAGGATTTCTAGTTTTGAAAAACTGGGAATTATCTAATACTGCTCCACCTGAACTTAACCTCATAGAATTGTTAAACACAATCTCATTAGTTCCTGAAATGGCAACTTTACTTAAAGCCAAGAAACCTTGTCCAGAAGCTATTTTACCATTCGGTATAGTACCTCCAGTTGATGCAGCTGTTCCCAAACCAACACCAACACCCCCAACGGCATTATAAGAGGCATAATCATCTGAGGTAAATGCATAAGCACCAGTTCCAAGACTAGCATTACTTGCATTTGCTGCTTGAATAGCCGTATTATGGGTCCAAAAATAAAGTGTTCCATCCAAAACTCCTGAATTATAATCTAAAAAAGCATCAGCATCCAAAGCCGATGGATAAGGATTTCCTATTAGATAAGAACTATCAGCAAGTACACTTGTAATTTTTTGAATACCATTATTAACTTTTCCTCTAAAAACCACCTCTGATGGATTATTACCAAAAGGCCCACTAGTAGGTGTTGGAACCATGACTATATACCCTTTTCCTGGAGTCATTGTGCTTGCAAACGACCAATCATTTCCATCATCATCAAGTCCATCATTATTTGCATCCAAAAAATTGGCCGGTAGGTATTCATAGGAATAACCTGTGTTCCATCCAAGAAAAGTACTGGCGATGTTCGTAGAAACAACAGGAGTTGACCAATACGTATAATCATACTTTTTAAAAGGAGTCGTAAATCTATGAATATTGGTGGTTCCTGAATTAGTAACTATCCCTGAATCATTTACCATCACTAAAGACCCTTTATCTAATACATCTAAAGTCCCATTTACCGTTAAATCATTCTGAATAACTACAAATTTTCCTTCCTCGACAGTCAATGTTGAACCTAAATTAATGATTACACTACAAGCATTCAAATCTCCATTAGAAGAAGTACTGTAATCGGCATTGATGATGACCAAATCATTACTTGTTGGCACACCAATTGGCGACCAACTTCCATTCCAAGTTTTGGTAACGAATTCTAAAGTTACACTTGTTGCTGTTGAGGTACCACAAGCGTTAGTGGTGGTAACATCATAAGTGCCTGCTGATAAATTTGAAAAGACTCCCGTTGCATTTGTTACTGCTGCAACTACCGGGTTCGTCCCGGTAACCGTATAGGTAATTCCTGTAGCTGCTAATGGCGTATTAACCGTAATCGTACCCGTTGAAACGGAGCAGGTAGGTTGTGTAGGAGTAACTGTTGGAGCTGAAGATAATGTATTTGTTGATCCAATAACTATTGGAGTGCTTACCGGACATCCCACAGCATCAGCATAATTCAAAGTATAGGTTCCAGAATCTAATGCTGTTCTATTTAAAGTAGTCGCTCCATATAACCAAGAAACATCCAAAACATTGACATTAACAGGGACATTTGCTCCTGATTGATACAAATCGATTGTTTTGGAATAAACTAAATTATTGGAAACATCGAAGAGTTCTAACAGCATATTTTGTCCTCGTTCTTGGCAACAATCAGTACGATTAAAAATTCTTAAATAATCAATATTTTTTCCGGATTTAAGGTCTATTTGAACCCAATCATTTATTCCATTAGCACCATGCCACATATTGCCATTAGTTGCTGGAATACCATCATTAACTTCGGAAGCTGGATAATCAGAAGAATAAGTAGAAGAAGCTGTTGCCTCAGCACCTCCAGAAGAAAGTGCTACATTGGTTCCTGTAAATATTTCAAAAGCTTGAATTTCGGCCACTTGTTGACTTGCAGCGTATTTTTGAGTCAATTTAACATATCTTACATTAGTAAGTCCTCCTGAAAAAACAGGCGAAATACTACCATTATTAGATATAGGACAAGTTTCATCAACTTTGTTTGGAGTGATTGTTACTCCGATTACAGTAAGAGATTTAGTCACAGATGAAGTACAACTACCAAAGTTCTTTGTATAAACCACTTTAACAGTTCCTGATGAAACACCAGTAACAACCCCACCGCTTGTAATTGTAGCACTTCCCGTTTCGTTTACAATAGACCAAGTCCCACCAGAATCAGAATTGGTAAAAGCAGGTGTCGTTGAATTAACACACACTGAAGTTGCTCCTCCTGAAATGGCTGCAATAGAATTATAACCCACTTTAGTAAATGTATATACATTTGAATTAACACTTGTTCCGCAGTAATTATTCGAACGTACTCGACAATAATAGGTAGCTCCATTTGTTAAACCAACAAATTCGTATGACCAAACATTCCCCATATCTTTATTTTGATAACCAGGCAAATAATTTGTAAAACCACTATCTGTTGCCACATCTAAAAAATATTTATCCATAGTTTTATTATCCCATTGAATAATATAACTAGTACAAGTGGCATATATATTGGTTATAGTAGTTGCATTAGCCGCTGGATACATATATGAAACATTTGAAACATTGTTTGCAGTGATGTTATTGGAGCAGCTTGATGAGGCAAGTTTATCGACTCTGATAGTTGTACTTGCAGTTGCATTTACAATAGCTACATTTGCTGTAAAAGTACCTGAACCTGCAGTAGTAACAGTCATAGGAGCTGTATAGGATGTTGAATTACCGTTATAACCCAAACTGTAAGTTACTGTGTAATTGCCTACTGGCAAAGACGCAGGAGTAGCTGTAATCGTTGCCGTCGCAACATTATCCGTCTTACAAGCAGGAGTAGCTGAAACACTAGTAATACTATATGTTGGACAAGTCCAAGATAAAATTACCTGTCCATTACCTCCACCTCCACTTGAACTACCATTTTCTCCTCTTTCACCACCTCCACCTCCAGGAAAAGAACCATTTATTCCATCATTATTTTTACTTCCACCATTTCCACCTTTTCCACCTCCTGTTGTGCCTCCAGCACCTCCAGCACCTCCATTATTATCACTAGTGTTAGAACCTGCTCCACCTGCTAATGATTTGCCACCTGCACCTCCTCCTCCTGCGCCCCCATTACCACCTGTACTAGACCCACCATTTCCTCCATTAAATTTTATAGCACCCGTGCTTGCAGAAGCCAAACCACCTGTTCCTGAATTAGCACCTCCCTTACCTCCTTTTGCAATAACTAGACTACCAAAACTAGAATCTTCACCATCACCACCAGTACCTACAGTTGCTCCTGCGCCAACTTTAATGGTGTAATTACCTCCTGATATTACTGTTAGACTATTACTTCCTGCAAAAGCTCCACCTCCTCCAGCTTTGTCATCTGGATTAGATCCTCCACCTCCAGAACCCCAAGCCTGCACATTTAAAGTTGTTACACCAGCAGGAACATTAAAAGTATAAGTTCCAGGTGTACTAAAAGTTTGAGATTGCCCAAAAGAAACCAAAGGCATTATAGAAACAAACAAAACCATCAACAACAAACGAATTGATATTGATGGTTTTGATGACAATGCGGTATTTTTTATTGAACTTAAGTAGGATTTATTCATAATTTTGTATTGTACTTTTTTAAATCGGGGCTGAATTCTATACTTTGAAATTCGATGGGGCGAGCAAAGTAGTTTTCAAGGCGCAAAATTAGTTTTTATTAGTCGAGATGAATAAAAAACCCGATGAAGTACAATTTTTATCGTTATTCTACTATTTTATGACTGGATGATTCGTTTTTCTTAGCAAAAAACTTGAAATTAACCAAAAAAACACGTTTTGAAATGCCTCCACAAAAAACCTTAACAACTTAATTAACAGCTAATATAGATTGCGGGATGAAAAACCGACTTATAGAATTTTTTAAGAGAAAAATTTAATTACAACACTATTTTTTTTAATAAATCAAGCGCAGTAGAGATGAATAATTGCTCTCGCTGCGCTCGATATGACAATTTTATTATACTAAAATCGAATTAATACTTAACACCTATTTTTTATTGTTTGATGACGATTTTTTTACTGGTTTCGCCTTTCGTAGTTTTGACTTTTACAATATAAATTTCGGAATTTATATTGTTCATTGGAATCTGGATATTGGCTTGTTCTCCTTCTTTTATATCCCAACAGCTAATTTTTTGACCTGACATATTGAATAAGGTTACCGAATTTACTACTGCATCCTCTACATTATTTCTGATAATTAGTGTTTTATGATTATTTGAATATAGGACAACAATTCCATCGCTTGCATCCATTTCGTCAACACTTAATGTTTTGTCTGATGGTTTATACTTCAAAACAAAACGATTGTCAAAAGTTCCTGCTTCCGTCTCAAAAGTATAATTTCCGTTTTTTAAATTAAAAACCGTATTGGTCAACTTGTCTTCTAAAAACACCGATTGATTAGCCAAAACACCATCAACTTGACCAATATTTATGCTAAATGTTCCGCTTATTGTTGTTCGGTAACCTAAAGGCACTTGGTCATTTTCGTCAAATGGCAAGGCACGACCTTGAATGGTCAAATTCTTGTCTTGATTTATACTGTAAAAATCAACGAACTCGTTGCCATCAAAACTTACTCCGTCAAAACGGCCGTCATAGTCGTTAGTCGCATTGGTTACATAACCCACCAAGGTTTGTTTGAAAGCCCCTTTTGTATTAGTCATATTTAACCATATACGATTTTTTTCTATAGAACTTGCTACTTTTCCTTTAGGATTTCTAGTTTTGAAAAACTGGGAATTATCTAATACTGCTCCACCTGAACTTAACCTCATAGAATTGTTAAACACAATCTCATTAGTTCCTGAAATGGCAACTTTACTTAAAGCGAAGAAACCTTGTCCAGAAGCTATTTTACCATTCGGTATAGCACCTCCAGTTGATGCAGCTGTTCCCGAACCTACACCAACACCCCCAACGGCATTATAAGAGGCATAATCATCTGAGGTAAATGCATAAGCGCCAGTCCCAAGACTAGCATTACTTGCATTTGCTGCTTGAATAGCCGTATTATGGGTCCAAAAATAAAGTGTTCCATCCAAAACTCCTGAATTATAATCTAAAAAAGCATCAGCATCCAAAGCCGATGGATAAGGATTTCCTATTAGATAAGAACTATCAGCAAGTACACTTGTAATTTTTTGAATACCATTATTAACTTTTCCACTAAAAACCACCTCTGATGGATTATTCGCAAAAGGACCACTTGCAATAGGTGTTGGAACCATGACTATATACCCTTTTCCTGGAGTCATTGTGCTTGCAAACGACCAATCATTTCCATCATCATCAAGTCCATCATTATTTGCATCCAAAAAATTGGCCGGTAGGTATTCATAGGAATAACCTGTGTTCCATCCAAGAAAAGTACTGGCAATGTTCGTAGAAACAACAGGAGTTGACCAATATGTATAATCATACTTCTTAAAAGGAGTCGTAAATCTATGAATATTGGTGGTTCCTGAATTAGTAACTATCCCTGAATCATTTACCATCACCAAAGATCCTTTATCTAATACATCTAAAGTCCCATTTACCGTTAAATCATTCTGAATAACTACAAATTTTCCTTCCTCGACAGTCAATGTTGAACCTAAATTAATAATTAGACTACAAGCATTCAAATCTCCATTAGAAGAAGTACTGTAATCGGCATTGATAATAACCAAATCATTACTCGTAGGCGCACCCGCAGGTGACCAACTTCCATTCCAAGTTTTGGTTGACAAAGTATTTATTGTAACATTGGCAACAGCAGAGATACAACCTGAAGAATTTTTAGCAGAAATCGTATGTGAAGATCCCTGGGCTAATCCAGAATAAACTAAAGTTGTCGAAAAAACACCGCCATCAAAACTATAGGTTTCTCCAGCAACTCCAGTTATTGTTATCGTAGCAGTGGTAATTGCGCAACTGGGCTGTGTTATTGCAATTGTTGGAGTGTTTGGCAATGCGTTTATTGTTACCCTGGCTGTAGAGTCGCCAAAGCCAGTTGTTCTAACACAACCTTTTGCATCGGTAATTGAAACCAAAGTATAATGCGTTGTAACTATAGGATTAGGAAGCACATTAAAAGTAGTTGAGTCATCATTTGCAATAGTCACTGACGCAGTGGCATTGGTAGTATCATTTCTATATATCAAAGTATAAGGATATACCCCTGAACCATTATTGGCATCAAATGTCAAGGTTGTCTGCTCTCCTACACAAAAAGAAGAACCGCTAAATCCATTTGTAACATTGTTTACTAATGAGGCAACAACAACTGTTGCTGTTTGTGTGCAACCATTACTGTTCCTGTAAGTTATTACACTTGTTCCTTCCGAAACTCCCGTTACCACACCTGAACTGCTTACTGTTGCCACAGAAGTTGTGGCCGATGTCCAAGGTGTTGTGGCGTTGGCCGTAGCAGAGCCTGTTAAATTGGTAGTCGATCCTTCACAAACATTCAAATTACCTGTTATGGTTGGCAATGGATTTACGGTTGCAACAACAGCTTTACGCTGCGTCGTAAATAATCCTACTGTAGCATCAGCATAATAAGTAGTTGTAGTTGATATTATAGGTGTCGTGTATGTGTTGCTACTTCCTAAAGTTCCCGTTTGTAAAAGATTGCCACCACTTGCTGCATCATACCATTTAATCGTTGCCGATGCTGATGGAATTGCTGTGGCCGTAAAAGAAAAACTTCCAGAACCACAAACAGATGCTGAAGCAGGAGAAATATTAACAATGTTATAACCTCCGCTAACCATTACTTCATTAAAAGTCGGAATCGTACTTCCTCCTCCAGCACATACGGCTACTTCAACTGAACCGATAAAAATAGAATTATTATTACTGCAATCTCCTAATAAACCACCCGTGCTTACTTGAATAAGAGTATTAGAAGGCAATATTATCTTAGATTTTTTATCAAATAGAATTGAACCTGAAGGCGATACAACAATAAGTGATGTTGTATTTATTGTATGAGAACTATCTGGCAATAAAACCAATTGTCCATATATCGTAAAAGTTGAAATAGTTACTGGCGTACTAATCATGGTTACAGTTGATCCAGTTGGTATTACAACATCATCAGATGATGAAGGCACTCCGCTTGGTGACCAGTTAGCAGCTGTATTCCAATTACCTGATGTTGCATTATAAGTTTTTGTCACTGCAAAAACCACAGTTTGAACCAAAACTAAAAAAAAAGTAAGAAGTATTTTTTTTACCATAACCTTTATATTTTTAAAATATGCTAAACCCACATAATTCAAAAAGATAAAAACGTAGGTTGTGTACAAATCAACCACTTATCAGTAATAGCTCAAAATTTTTTCGTTAAAATACCCATTTATCTGTTATACAACTATCATGCAGGGATTAAAATGGTGTTATTTGAAAGTCCAATTAAAAACCCGAAATTTGGATTTTGGTTGCCAAATCATTTCAAACAACACCAACTCATGAAAGACGTTTTCTCCATAAAAGAAGCCATTCAAAAAATAGAATATTTTTGTGCCTATCAAGAACGTTGTCACGATGAAGTGGTTTCGAAGTTGCGCTCGATGAAAATGTATTCAGAAGAAATCGACCAAATAATGGTACATCTCATCTCAGAGAATTTTCTCAACGAAGAACGCTTTGCCCGCAGTTTCGCCAGAGGAAAACACCGCATCAAACATTGGGGGAAAATCAGGATTGTCAACGAATTGAAGTCTAAAAACATCTCGCAAACCCTCATCAATATTTCACTCAAGGAAATCACTCCTGAGGAATATTTGGAAACTTTTCATACATTGGCCGAAAGGCATTGGGAATCCATTCGAGAGAAAAATGTGTTGAAAAAGCGAAAGAAATTCTGTGATTATATGCTTCGACGCGGGTTTGAAAGCAACTTGGTTTATGAAAAAGTGAAGGAGTTGGAAAATAGTGGTCAGTAATCAGTTTTTGAGTGTTCATTCCCAAGGAATTCCCAAATCATTATATAAAAAAGTCCCGCTTTTTATAGCGGGACTTTAGTATTAAAGAGTGATCAACTATCTAAAATTATAGCGAATTCCAAACAATAAATTTCCTTTTGGCATTGGAACAAAATTCGTTTCGGTATATTCTGCATTGAAAATATTATTGGCGAATAAAGAAAATTCGAATGCCTTTAAAGTATAAGCAGCACCTAAATCGACAACCGAGTACGAATCGCCATTTGTTCTTTCAGCATAGCGATATAAAATCGAATTGGTAAAGTTTTTCAAGAATTGCATATAGTAACTCCCCACCACTTGATGCTTCATTGAATTGACAGAATATTGCGAAAAATTATAGCTGCTTTGTTTTACTTGGTCTTCTATCAAGGAATAGCCCAACTGTAATTTCTGGTTAAACGAATTAATTGGAAATGTATAATCGAGTTGTGTTTCAAAACCTTTAGTGGTCACATCCTGAATATTCTGCGGTTGCCAAGGATCTGTATTCTGCATTTTCACGTAATCAATCAATCGATTGGAGTCGCGATTGAAGACTGCTACGGAGGCATTAAACCGTGTCGTATTCCATTTCAAGCCTATTTCTTGCGAAAATGCTTTCTCTGGTTCCAATTCAGGATTCCCTATTGTGGTTGGCGATTTATAATTCAAATCGGTAAACGTTGGAACTCTATAGGTGTAACCCAAATTACCATAAACCCTTAGATTGTCTAGCACTTGATACCCAATATCAATTCCTGGAAAAGCAAAAAATTTGAAGTCCGAAAAATAAGTTACAGCCACTCCCGGCGTGATATCTATCTTGTTATTAAACAATTCGAGGCGATGTTCCAAAAAGAGAGTACTCACAAAACGGTTGTTGTCTCCGAGGTTATTGCTCGAAAGATATACTTTGGCAGTTTCTATTCCAAAACCCGTAATCCCAATATTTGAAGTGTACGATCCATTTAATTCGGCAGCAATTTTGTTTGAAATGTGCAGATTTCGGTAAATGGAAGGATTGTTTCTAACAAAAACATATTCGTCTTCATTTCGTCTCCAATAGACCCTTGGCTTCCAAGTAAAATTCCCCTTTTTGATCACTGTCGAAAAACCTATCAAACTCGCCATCGTTTCCTCATATTGATTAATGGCGGCCGGCGAAGCATAAAATCCGTTGGCACCAAAATTTCTATCCGAAAGAGAAATCAACATCGCAATGGGCAAATTCTTCTTGTTGAAAGTACTTTTCAAAACAAAATTTTGATTGTCGAAATCGGTGTTGAAACGATAGCCTTCGGATGTATTTTTGGAATAATGAATGATATGACTACTTTCGTCCAAATTAATTCCCGCGGTAACGGCAGCATTAAATTGATTGTAGGAACCGCCCTGAACGCTCAAGGAAACATCCGTGTCTGGCACATCTTTTGTGATGATGTTGATGGCGCCATTAAAAGCGTTTTGGCCAAATATACGAGCGGCAGGACCTTTTATAATTTCGATTCTTTTGATGACTTCAATAGGCAAAGCGAGATTCATCGTGTGATGTCCCGTTTGGGCATCATCTACTTTGATACCATCTACCAGCAGTAAAGTTTGGTCAAAACTTCCACCACGAATGTACAAATCGGCTTGCGTACCATTGGTTCCGCGACGTCTTATGTCGATACCTGCAATTTGCTGTAAAGCATCAGCAACATTGGTAACTCCCGCCTTTTTCATATCTTCAGCAGTAATCAACTGAATCGTTCTGGAGTTTTTGCTGAAAGGCAAATCAATCCTTGTAGAAGAAATAATGACTTCTTGCAAGGAATCTATCTTTGGTTTGTTTTCCTGTGCGGTTGCTATCAAAGAAGAGATAAATAAGGAAACTAAAAAGTATTTGTTTTTCATATGGCTGTTAAATTATTTTAAAACGCTGCAAAAGTCGTAACTTTCCGGACTATTAAAATAGTCCAGTTTTAAAATGATAGATAGTCCGGTCAATGCGTTGTTAAAAGAACTTCTCCACTTTGATAAATCAAGTGCCAGTTCGGTATATATCCAAATTTCCCAACAAATCATCAACGCCATTCAGCGTGGTTATTTGGCAGAAGGCACTTTGTTGCCCGGAACCAGAATCTTTAGTCAATTACTGCATATTCACAGAAACACGGCCGTGGCAGTCTATGACGAATTGGCTTCTCAAGGTTGGGTCGAAATAATGGCCAATAGAGGCACTTTTGTATTGGTTCCTGAACAAAAAACAGCTTCCATAAAAGCGGGTTCGAACCGAATAGGAGACCTTAATAGTTTTGCCGAAGCAACCGGATTTCCATTTCAAACCTCTTTTAATTTATCATCGACACAAGAATTTTCGGAAGCAAAATACGAATTAAATGATGGGCAACCTGATTTGAGGTTGCATCCCATTCACGAGTTTTCCAAATGGTATGGTGCTTCGATGAAACGGAAATCACTGATTTCAAACTGGAATTACAATAAAAAAACAAGGTATTCGGTTTTTGAAAACCAATTGTGTAATTATTTGAATGCCACAAGGGGACTTCACATTAAACCCGAAAACGTCATCAGCACCAGAAGCACCGAAATGAGTTTGTACATTATTTCGCAACTTTTAATTCGCCAAAAAGATGTGGTTCTGGTTGGGGATTTGAGTAATTATGCCGCCAATATGATTTTTCAACAAGCGGGAGCGATTATCAAAAAAATTCCTGTTGACGAACAAGGTTTAGATGTGGACTATATTAAAAACCATTTTGCGAAAGGCGACATTCGCTGTGTTTATCTTTGCGCTAATCGCAATTATCCGACTACTGTTTCATTAAGTGTAGAACGTCGTTTAAAACTC comes from the Flavobacterium limnophilum genome and includes:
- a CDS encoding T9SS sorting signal type C domain-containing protein; amino-acid sequence: MNKSYLSSIKNTALSSKPSISIRLLLMVLFVSIMPLVSFGQSQTFSTPGTYTFNVPAGVTTLNVQAWGSGGGGSNPDDKAGGGGAFAGSNSLTVISGGNYTIKVGAGATVGTGGDGEDSSFGSLVIAKGGKGGANSGTGGLASASTGAIKFNGGNGGSSTGGNGGAGGGGAGGKSLAGGAGSNTSDNNGGAGGAGGTTGGGKGGNGGSKNNDGINGSFPGGGGGERGENGSSSGGGGNGQVILSWTCPTYSITSVSATPACKTDNVATATITATPASLPVGNYTVTYSLGYNGNSTSYTAPMTVTTAGSGTFTANVAIVNATASTTIRVDKLASSSCSNNITANNVSNVSYMYPAANATTITNIYATCTSYIIQWDNKTMDKYFLDVATDSGFTNYLPGYQNKDMGNVWSYEFVGLTNGATYYCRVRSNNYCGTSVNSNVYTFTKVGYNSIAAISGGATSVCVNSTTPAFTNSDSGGTWSIVNETGSATITSGGVVTGVSSGTVKVVYTKNFGSCTSSVTKSLTVIGVTITPNKVDETCPISNNGSISPVFSGGLTNVRYVKLTQKYAASQQVAEIQAFEIFTGTNVALSSGGAEATASSTYSSDYPASEVNDGIPATNGNMWHGANGINDWVQIDLKSGKNIDYLRIFNRTDCCQERGQNMLLELFDVSNNLVYSKTIDLYQSGANVPVNVNVLDVSWLYGATTLNRTALDSGTYTLNYADAVGCPVSTPIVIGSTNTLSSAPTVTPTQPTCSVSTGTITVNTPLAATGITYTVTGTNPVVAAVTNATGVFSNLSAGTYDVTTTNACGTSTATSVTLEFVTKTWNGSWSPIGVPTSNDLVIINADYSTSSNGDLNACSVIINLGSTLTVEEGKFVVIQNDLTVNGTLDVLDKGSLVMVNDSGIVTNSGTTNIHRFTTPFKKYDYTYWSTPVVSTNIASTFLGWNTGYSYEYLPANFLDANNDGLDDDGNDWSFASTMTPGKGYIVMVPTPTSGPFGNNPSEVVFRGKVNNGIQKITSVLADSSYLIGNPYPSALDADAFLDYNSGVLDGTLYFWTHNTAIQAANASNASLGTGAYAFTSDDYASYNAVGGVGVGLGTAASTGGTIPNGKIASGQGFLALSKVAISGTNEIVFNNSMRLSSGGAVLDNSQFFKTRNPKGKVASSIEKNRIWLNMTNTKGAFKQTLVGYVTNATNDYDGRFDGVSFDGNEFVDFYSINQDKNLTIQGRALPFDENDQVPLGYRTTISGTFSINIGQVDGVLANQSVFLEDKLNNTVFNLKNGKYTFDTAAGTFDDRFVLKYSDKTLATNDFDATVNQVVVSVKNKQIKINSFVETIDKVEFYDLSGKQIYKKDNVNDSELLITDFVSSHQVLVVKTILQNGKMVTDKIIY
- a CDS encoding TonB-dependent receptor plug domain-containing protein, translating into MKNKYFLVSLFISSLIATAQENKPKIDSLQEVIISSTRIDLPFSKNSRTIQLITAEDMKKAGVTNVADALQQIAGIDIRRRGTNGTQADLYIRGGSFDQTLLLVDGIKVDDAQTGHHTMNLALPIEVIKRIEIIKGPAARIFGQNAFNGAINIITKDVPDTDVSLSVQGGSYNQFNAAVTAGINLDESSHIIHYSKNTSEGYRFNTDFDNQNFVLKSTFNKKNLPIAMLISLSDRNFGANGFYASPAAINQYEETMASLIGFSTVIKKGNFTWKPRVYWRRNEDEYVFVRNNPSIYRNLHISNKIAAELNGSYTSNIGITGFGIETAKVYLSSNNLGDNNRFVSTLFLEHRLELFNNKIDITPGVAVTYFSDFKFFAFPGIDIGYQVLDNLRVYGNLGYTYRVPTFTDLNYKSPTTIGNPELEPEKAFSQEIGLKWNTTRFNASVAVFNRDSNRLIDYVKMQNTDPWQPQNIQDVTTKGFETQLDYTFPINSFNQKLQLGYSLIEDQVKQSSYNFSQYSVNSMKHQVVGSYYMQFLKNFTNSILYRYAERTNGDSYSVVDLGAAYTLKAFEFSLFANNIFNAEYTETNFVPMPKGNLLFGIRYNFR
- a CDS encoding G8 domain-containing protein, with the protein product MVKKILLTFFLVLVQTVVFAVTKTYNATSGNWNTAANWSPSGVPSSSDDVVIPTGSTVTMISTPVTISTFTIYGQLVLLPDSSHTINTTSLIVVSPSGSILFDKKSKIILPSNTLIQVSTGGLLGDCSNNNSIFIGSVEVAVCAGGGSTIPTFNEVMVSGGYNIVNISPASASVCGSGSFSFTATAIPSASATIKWYDAASGGNLLQTGTLGSSNTYTTPIISTTTTYYADATVGLFTTQRKAVVATVNPLPTITGNLNVCEGSTTNLTGSATANATTPWTSATTSVATVSSSGVVTGVSEGTSVITYRNSNGCTQTATVVVASLVNNVTNGFSGSSFCVGEQTTLTFDANNGSGVYPYTLIYRNDTTNATASVTIANDDSTTFNVLPNPIVTTHYTLVSITDAKGCVRTTGFGDSTARVTINALPNTPTIAITQPSCAITTATITITGVAGETYSFDGGVFSTTLVYSGLAQGSSHTISAKNSSGCISAVANVTINTLSTKTWNGSWSPAGAPTSNDLVIINADYSTSSNGDLNACSLIINLGSTLTVEEGKFVVIQNDLTVNGTLDVLDKGSLVMVNDSGIVTNSGTTNIHRFTTPFKKYDYTYWSTPVVSTNIASTFLGWNTGYSYEYLPANFLDANNDGLDDDGNDWSFASTMTPGKGYIVMVPTPIASGPFANNPSEVVFSGKVNNGIQKITSVLADSSYLIGNPYPSALDADAFLDYNSGVLDGTLYFWTHNTAIQAANASNASLGTGAYAFTSDDYASYNAVGGVGVGSGTAASTGGAIPNGKIASGQGFFALSKVAISGTNEIVFNNSMRLSSGGAVLDNSQFFKTRNPKGKVASSIEKNRIWLNMTNTKGAFKQTLVGYVTNATNDYDGRFDGVSFDGNEFVDFYSINQDKNLTIQGRALPFDENDQVPLGYRTTISGTFSINIGQVDGVLANQSVFLEDKLTNTVFNLKNGNYTFETEAGTFDNRFVLKYKPSDKTLSVDEMDASDGIVVLYSNNHKTLIIRNNVEDAVVNSVTLFNMSGQKISCWDIKEGEQANIQIPMNNINSEIYIVKVKTTKGETSKKIVIKQ
- a CDS encoding regulatory protein RecX gives rise to the protein MKDVFSIKEAIQKIEYFCAYQERCHDEVVSKLRSMKMYSEEIDQIMVHLISENFLNEERFARSFARGKHRIKHWGKIRIVNELKSKNISQTLINISLKEITPEEYLETFHTLAERHWESIREKNVLKKRKKFCDYMLRRGFESNLVYEKVKELENSGQ